From Ovis canadensis isolate MfBH-ARS-UI-01 breed Bighorn chromosome 10, ARS-UI_OviCan_v2, whole genome shotgun sequence, a single genomic window includes:
- the RNF6 gene encoding E3 ubiquitin-protein ligase RNF6 yields MNRSRSQSDDGGEETSSQDQHHQENERRWQQERLHREEAYYQFINNLNDEDYRLMRDHNLLGTPGEITSEELQQRLDGVKEQIASQPDLRNGTNTRDSGIPEESSNEDSLLEWLNTFLRTGNATRSGQNGNQTWRAVSRTNPHSGEFRFSLEIHINHENRGFEMDGEDSVGMPFSDVSQDQAADGPQRPSSPVARRTRSQAAGNLSRGARIPRTHLGSGGQSSVEGSLSPLGRLRNRIGGASGSPGPGAPLTHLSTPSGGSELRQREGQRFGAAHVWENGARTNVTVRNTNQRLEPIRLRSTFRSRSRSPIQRPNGTVYHNSQRESRPSQQSTRRSVRRRGVTRVFLEQDPEGRGAASSLFSNSRLVSRITVEEEEEEPSRLPAAMRRHPTITLDLQVRRIRPGESSDRDSIANRTRSRVGLAENRISLERNSGGFHRSISRQERSGMRTYVSTITVPLRRVSEHELAEPSSTALRSILRQIMTGFGELSSLMEAESESETQSDGPHGPALRSDAGPPGEAAGPPVGGAPRGRLARVELTPLHTLASDPVVGRPARNSGNLVETGTLPILRLAHFFLLNEGDDDDPTRGLTKEQIDNLSTRNYEHSGADGEPGKACSVCISDYVAGNKLRQLPCMHEFHIHCIDRWLSENCTCPVCRQPVLGSGLANSG; encoded by the exons ATGAATCGATCTAGATCTCAATCAGATGACGGTGGTGAAGAAACTTCATCCCAAGACCAGCATCaccaagaaaatgagagaaggtGGCAGCAAGAGCGTCTCCACAGAGAAGAAGCCTATTACCAGTTTATAAACAACCTCAATGATGAAGATTACCGGCTGATGAGAGACCATAATCTTTTAGGCACTCCTG gaGAAATAACATCAGAAGAATTACAACAGCGGTTAGATGGTGTCAAGGAACAAATAGCATCTCAGCCTGACTTGAGGAATGGGACAAACACCAGAG ACTCAGGAATCCCTGAAGAGAGTTCGAATGAAGATTCTCTGCTGGAATGGCTGAACACCTTTCTTCGCACAGGAAATGCAACTCGAAGTGGGCAGAATGGGAACCAGACCTGGAGAGCTGTGAGTCGAACCAACCCTCACAGTGGAGAGTTTCGGTTTAGTCTGGAAATCCACATCAACCACGAGAACAGAGGATTTGAAATGGATGGCGAAGACTCTGTGGGCATGCCCTTCTCAGATGTCAGTCAAGATCAGGCTGCAGATGGGCCCCAGAGACCAagcagtcctgtggccaggcGAACCAGGAGCCAGGCTGCAGGGAATCTAAGCCGCGGTGCCCGCATTCCCAGGACACACCTTGGCTCCGGGGGGCAGAGCTCAGTTGAAGGCTCTCTGTCTCCATTGGGTAGACTAAGAAATAGAATTGGGGGTGCATCTGGCAGTCCTGGACCTGGTGCCCCGCTCACTCATCTCAGCACTCCATCAGGTGGGAGTGAActcaggcagagggaggggcagCGGTTTGGAGCAGCACATGTCTGGGAAAATGGGGCCAGAACCAATGTCACAGTGAGGAATACAAACCAAAGACTAGAGCCCATAAGACTACGGTCTACTTTCAGGAGTCGGAGCCGGTCGCCGATTCAGCGACCGAATGGCACAGTTTACCATAATTCACAGAGAGAGAGCCGGCCTTCCCAGCAGAGCACCAGGCGGTCTGTCAGGAGGAGAGGGGTAACCCGGGTCTTCCTGGAGCAGGACCCAGAAGGCAGAGGGGCTGCGTCCTCACTCTTCTCCAACTCCAGGCTTGTGTCCAGAATCACggtggaagaggaagaggaggagcccagcaggctgcccGCGGCCATGCGGCGACACCCGACCATCACCCTGGACCTGCAGGTGAGGAGGATTCGTCCCGGAGAGAGCAGCGACCGCGACAGCATCGCCAACAGGACTCGGTCTCGGGTGGGGCTGGCGGAGAACCGGATCTCCTTGGAGAGAAACAGTGGAGGCTTCCACCGCAGCATCTCACGCCAGGAGCGCTCAGGGATGCGCACCTATGTGAGCACCATCACCGTGCCGCTGCGCAGGGTGTCTGAGCATGAGCTCGCCGAGCCGTCCTCCACGGCGCTGCGATCAATTCTAAGGCAGATCATGACTGGCTTTGGTGAGCTGAGTTCTCTCATGGAGGCCGAGTCAGAGTCAGAGACGCAGAGCGATGGCCCGCACGGGCCGGCGCTGCGCTCAGACGCGGGTCCCCCGGGTGAGGCCGCCGGCCCTCCCGTGGGAGGAGCACCCCGGGGCCGGCTGGCCCGCGTGGAGCTCACCCCACTTCATACCCTAGCCAGCGACCCCGTGGTGGGCCGTCCTGCGCGGAATTCAGGTAACTTAGTGGAGACGGGAACACTACCCATTCTTCGCCTCGCTCACTTCTTCCTGCTTAACGAGGGGGACGATGACGACCCCACGCGTGGTTTAACCAAAGAGCAGATCGACAATCTCTCCACCCGGAACTACGAGCACAGCGGTGCGGACGGCGAGCCGGGCAAGGCCTGCAGTGTGTGCATCAGCGACTACGTGGCCGGAAACAAGCTCAGGCAGTTACCCTGCATGCACGAGTTCCACATCCACTGCATCGACCGTTGGCTCTCAGAGAACTGCACCTGCCCCGTCTGCCGGCAACCTGTCTTAGGGTCCGGCCTAGCCAACAGCGGGTGA